In one window of Ptiloglossa arizonensis isolate GNS036 chromosome 5, iyPtiAriz1_principal, whole genome shotgun sequence DNA:
- the LOC143147137 gene encoding putative methylmalonate-semialdehyde/malonate-semialdehyde dehydrogenase [acylating], mitochondrial isoform X1 — MALLARIAKCEARLTIRTYSSSVPTVKMYIDGQFVESKATEFTDVHDPATNELLCRTPKCTKEEMEMAVRSAKKAYKQWKDTSVLTRQTLMLKYQALIREHSKEIARNLVKENGKTMADAEGDVLRGLQVVDACAAVPVLQMGESTPNIATDMDIVSYKIPLGVTASICPFNFPAMIPLWSFPVSVACGNATILKPSERVPGASMILADLFTKAGAPPGLLNVIHGQHAAVTFICEHPDIKAISFVGSDQAGKYIYKQSSAHGKRVQCNMGAKNHCVVMPDASKNKTLSQIVGAAFGAAGQRCMALSVAIFVGNSKEWVPELVEAAKRLKVSAGHIPGTDLGPVISPQSKQRICNLIESGVKEGATLALDGRGLVVSGFEKGNFVGPTVLADVQPSMQCYTEEIFGPVLSCVFVKTMDEAIDVINKNPYGNGTAVFTTNGATARAFANRIEAGQIGINVPIPVPLPMFSFTGNKGSFLGDNHFYGKYGINFHTQTKTITQLWRSGDATDIASSTAMPTMQ; from the exons ATGGCGCTCCTCGCGAGAATCGCCAAGTGCGAG GCGCGACTTACCATAAGGACTTACAGCAGTAGCGTACCGACGGTTAAGATGTACATTGATGGCCAATTCGTAG AATCAAAGGCCACGGAATTCACGGACGTCCACGATCCAGCAACAAACGAGCTGTTGTGTCGCACTCCAAAATGCACGAAAGAAGAAATGGAGATGGCCGTGCGAAGCGCAAAGAAAGCGTACAAACAGTGGAAAGACACCAGTGTGCTCACCAGACAAACTTTGATGCTCAAGTATCAAGCACTTATTCGTGAACATTCG AAAGAGATCGCAAGGAATTTAGTCAAAGAAAATGGAAAGACAATGGCGGATGCCGAAGGAGATGTTCTTCGAGGACTTC AGGTGGTCGACGCCTGTGCCGCGGTTCCTGTTCTACAAATGGGCGAGAGCACCCCGAACATCGCCACGGACATGGACATAGTTTCTTACAAGATTCCACTCGGTGTAACTGCCTCCATCTGTCCGTTCAATTTCCCAGCGATGATACCGCTGTGGTCGTTTCCTGTATCGGTCGCGTGCGGGAACGCGACTATTTTGAAGCCGTCAGAACGTGTACCGGGCGCATCGATGATCCTGGCCGATCTCTTCACCAAGGCTGGTGCTCCGCCAGGATTATTGAATGTTATTCATGGTCAGCACGCGGCTGTTACTTTTATCTGCGAGCATCCGGACATCAAGGCGATTTCTTTCGTCGGTTCCGATCAAGCG GGAAAGTACATCTACAAACAGAGCAGCGCCCACGGTAAACGCGTGCAATGCAACATGGGGGCGAAGAACCATTGCGTCGTTATGCCGGACGCGAGTAAGAACAAAACACTTTCCCAAATCGTGGGTGCCGCTTTCGGGGCGGCTGGTCAGAGATGTATGGCTCTTTCGGTAGCCATATTCGTTGGTAACTCGAAAGAATGGGTGCCAGAATTGGTGGAGGCCGCTAAAAGGTTGAAGGTCAGTGCTGGGCACATACCTGGCACAGACCTTGGACCAGTTATATCGCCACAGTCGAAGCAGAGGATATGTAACCTAATCGAGTCGGGGGTGAAGGAGGGTGCCACATTGGCTCTCGATGGAAGAGGTCTTGTTGTCAGCGGGttcgaaaaaggaaactttgtgGGGCCAACTGTGTTGGCAGATGTGCAG CCTTCGATGCAATGTTACACCGAAGAAATCTTTGGACCTGTTCTTTCTTGCGTATTCGTTAAGACCATGGACGAAGCTATCGACGTTATCAATAAAAATCCTTATGGAAATGGAACCGCTGTATTTACAACAAACGGTGCAACAGCGAGAGCGTTTGCGAATAGGATCGAAGCTGGTCAGATTGGTATAAATGTTCCAATTCCAGTGCCATTACCGATGTTCAGTTTTACCGGTAACAAGGGATCTTTCTTGGGCGATAATCATTTTTATGGAAAATAC GGAATAAACTTCCACACACAAACGAAAACGATAACGCAATTGTGGAGGTCTGGAGATGCCACTGACATTGCATCCTCAACAGCCATGCCAACTATGCAATAA
- the LOC143147137 gene encoding putative methylmalonate-semialdehyde/malonate-semialdehyde dehydrogenase [acylating], mitochondrial isoform X2 has protein sequence MEMAVRSAKKAYKQWKDTSVLTRQTLMLKYQALIREHSKEIARNLVKENGKTMADAEGDVLRGLQVVDACAAVPVLQMGESTPNIATDMDIVSYKIPLGVTASICPFNFPAMIPLWSFPVSVACGNATILKPSERVPGASMILADLFTKAGAPPGLLNVIHGQHAAVTFICEHPDIKAISFVGSDQAGKYIYKQSSAHGKRVQCNMGAKNHCVVMPDASKNKTLSQIVGAAFGAAGQRCMALSVAIFVGNSKEWVPELVEAAKRLKVSAGHIPGTDLGPVISPQSKQRICNLIESGVKEGATLALDGRGLVVSGFEKGNFVGPTVLADVQPSMQCYTEEIFGPVLSCVFVKTMDEAIDVINKNPYGNGTAVFTTNGATARAFANRIEAGQIGINVPIPVPLPMFSFTGNKGSFLGDNHFYGKYGINFHTQTKTITQLWRSGDATDIASSTAMPTMQ, from the exons ATGGAGATGGCCGTGCGAAGCGCAAAGAAAGCGTACAAACAGTGGAAAGACACCAGTGTGCTCACCAGACAAACTTTGATGCTCAAGTATCAAGCACTTATTCGTGAACATTCG AAAGAGATCGCAAGGAATTTAGTCAAAGAAAATGGAAAGACAATGGCGGATGCCGAAGGAGATGTTCTTCGAGGACTTC AGGTGGTCGACGCCTGTGCCGCGGTTCCTGTTCTACAAATGGGCGAGAGCACCCCGAACATCGCCACGGACATGGACATAGTTTCTTACAAGATTCCACTCGGTGTAACTGCCTCCATCTGTCCGTTCAATTTCCCAGCGATGATACCGCTGTGGTCGTTTCCTGTATCGGTCGCGTGCGGGAACGCGACTATTTTGAAGCCGTCAGAACGTGTACCGGGCGCATCGATGATCCTGGCCGATCTCTTCACCAAGGCTGGTGCTCCGCCAGGATTATTGAATGTTATTCATGGTCAGCACGCGGCTGTTACTTTTATCTGCGAGCATCCGGACATCAAGGCGATTTCTTTCGTCGGTTCCGATCAAGCG GGAAAGTACATCTACAAACAGAGCAGCGCCCACGGTAAACGCGTGCAATGCAACATGGGGGCGAAGAACCATTGCGTCGTTATGCCGGACGCGAGTAAGAACAAAACACTTTCCCAAATCGTGGGTGCCGCTTTCGGGGCGGCTGGTCAGAGATGTATGGCTCTTTCGGTAGCCATATTCGTTGGTAACTCGAAAGAATGGGTGCCAGAATTGGTGGAGGCCGCTAAAAGGTTGAAGGTCAGTGCTGGGCACATACCTGGCACAGACCTTGGACCAGTTATATCGCCACAGTCGAAGCAGAGGATATGTAACCTAATCGAGTCGGGGGTGAAGGAGGGTGCCACATTGGCTCTCGATGGAAGAGGTCTTGTTGTCAGCGGGttcgaaaaaggaaactttgtgGGGCCAACTGTGTTGGCAGATGTGCAG CCTTCGATGCAATGTTACACCGAAGAAATCTTTGGACCTGTTCTTTCTTGCGTATTCGTTAAGACCATGGACGAAGCTATCGACGTTATCAATAAAAATCCTTATGGAAATGGAACCGCTGTATTTACAACAAACGGTGCAACAGCGAGAGCGTTTGCGAATAGGATCGAAGCTGGTCAGATTGGTATAAATGTTCCAATTCCAGTGCCATTACCGATGTTCAGTTTTACCGGTAACAAGGGATCTTTCTTGGGCGATAATCATTTTTATGGAAAATAC GGAATAAACTTCCACACACAAACGAAAACGATAACGCAATTGTGGAGGTCTGGAGATGCCACTGACATTGCATCCTCAACAGCCATGCCAACTATGCAATAA